Below is a genomic region from Bacteroidota bacterium.
ACGCATCATCACGATTTCTTCGGGCACGACGCGGTTTGCGATTCCGGGTTACTCGGTGTATTCAGCGATGAAAGGCGGACTGGAAACCTTGACCAAAAGCTTCGCCAAGGAACTCGGCAGCCGTGGCATCACGGCCAATGTCGTCGCACCCGGCCCGATCGAGACGGACTTCAACGAAGCCGCGATTCGCAACAATCCGCAGATGAAGGGCTACTTGGCTGGCAATACCGCCTTGGGCCGCGTCGGAAATGCCGACGACATCGGCGGCGTGGTTGCCTTCCTCTGCTCAGACGATGCCCGCTGGATCAACGGCCAACGCATCGAGGTCAGCGGCGGAATCAACTTGTAAACAGGCTATTGCACGACCACTTTTTTTACCTGCGTGCCGTTGGCCGTCTCGAACTGCAGAAAGTAGATTCCCCTGGGCAATTCTGCAACCGACAGTCGGTTGATCATGCCTGCTTCTACCGAGGCATGTTGCATCACCTGCCCATTCAACGCTAAAACCTTGACTTCCAATTGGCCCAAGTCTGTCCATGCGCGCAGGTCCAGATGGATTTCCGATTGGGCAGGGTTGGGAAATATTTGCCAAACGGGGTCTGCTACCGCTTGTTCGATAGCAGTGGCTGCCAGGAAGTCAATGGGCGTCCCTTCCACCACAGCTCCTACGTGACAGTAAATCGGTTTGCGGTAAGCTTGGTACCACCCTTGGTCATATTCTGAATAGTAAGGCCCACCAAGGCCATCCATGTAAAACTTCCGCCACTCGTCATAAAAGCTTCCTCCTACCAAAACTTTGTAGTGGCAATTGCGCAGGGAATCAAATGGTTCCTGCACATGCAATGGCTTCATCAGGCGGTCTGGAAAAGTGGTGTCTTTTCGCCACTGATAAGACCAGGACGATGCGTCTTCGTCAGCGGGCCAGACTTCGCCAAGGTCACGGTCCAGGCGTTGGTACAGCGTGCTGTTGATGGGGATGGTGTCATAGAGCAGCCTTCGGTTCGGTGGAGGTGTTGGCAGCCCCCATGTCTGGAAAAATTCGGATCGGTCGATATGGAAGAAAATGGTGTCCCCAAGCGTAGATTGCCACCTGTCGAGGTAGATATCTTGACGCCACGTCCAGAATTGTGTCTCAGCCCCGTCGTCGTAGAAGTATTCCTCGATTTGTAGGGTATCTCCAACCTGCATGGAAAAGAAGCGCCCCCGAGGGATATTTTGAAGGCCGATCGCCGGATTGGAGATGCTCACCAGATTCACGGTAGTGTCCCAGGTATAGTCCACCACTCCTTGAAAGGGATAGCTTTCAGGAACAAAGGGAATACTTGTCAAGCCCTCGGTTTTGCTGATTTGGCACAGTGTCGAGCAGCACAAGGCACCATTGGTGTAGTAATACCTGAGCTCCAACGTGTATAGGCTGTCGACCGTTCCCAAAGGCGTGGTTCCCAAAGATTTCCCCAATGGGATGGCATCGATTCTTGCAGGGATGCCGCCCGTGGTGTTGTTCAGCAGGCGCCAAGGAGCAGTCGCATTCATTTTCCAATGTGCCGTGTCTCCATGTGGATACAAGATGTCGTAATCACCATTGGGCTTTTGCCGAATGCTTTCACCAAAGGCGCCCGGAATCGGTTGAAAAATCCAGCAGGAATCGTTCCAAGTGACATCCGGCGCGTGCACACGGCTAGGGAACCAAACGGTATCATTCCCGGAAACTTCAAACGAATCGATTCTGAGGGCATAATCCATTGTGAATACTGTTGTTCCCAAATAGAGCTCACTGCCATAGTAGGCCTCCCTGGAGGGATGAAACAAACGCCAGTTTTGGGAATAAACAGCACATGAAACAAGCAAGCAGCATGTGAAGATAATTATTGTTCGCATGTATCAAATCTATTCAAAGCCAATGATTTAGGCAAGCTGATTTTGTGCTTTTGTCGCCCATCTTGCAGTTTTTCCAACAGCACTTCATGCCTAAACCGCTATGTGTGCTGAAAAACCGCACCTTCCGTGAATAGCCGATCCCAGAACAACAATGTGGGCTGAGGAATGCACCAGCCTTTTCAAGTCCAACTAGAATTTATCCCGCAAGTTCATCGTCGGGCGCTCCCAGAGGTAGTATAAAACGGTCGAAACGGCGATCACAATACTAAAATAGGCGAGGTAAGTCCACCAAGCCGAGCTTGCGGTCGTCGGCAAGGCCCATTTTTGAAATACCTCGGAAACCAGTCCCAAATGGACGAGGTACATGCTGTAGGAAATGAGGCTGATGTGTCGAATGGGCCGCGCCAACCACGCGGGTGCTGACCGAATTTGAGCCAGAAGCGGCAACCACAAAGCATACGCCACCGAATTCAAGCTGAAAACCCAAATTTGGGCATAATGGCTCGTCACGGGCTGATGGTAATTCACCAAGAAAATGAACAAAGCAAATCCAGCGACAAACAGTGGCCAGCGTGCCTTCCGCCAGAAAGCGGGCGCAAATCGGGCCAAACAGACCACGGCCAAGCCGTAAGCGATGCTGTCCAGTCGATGAATCACCACCTTGCGTACGCCGGTATCCCAACGGTAGCGGTCCATGGTTTCGGTGAAATGCAGCATCCGCAGGAAGATCGGCAGCAGCAAAAACAGCATCACAGCGCCCATAAACAGCCATTTGCGCTTTTCCGCATCTCGCGTCAACAGGGATAGCAACAGCACCACCACCGGAAAACTCAAATAAAACCATTCCTCGACCGCCAAGCTCCACGATTCCCAGAAAAACCCTTCGAAGGGCCAAGCCAGGTTTTGAAGAAAGGGCAGGAATTTCCAAGAGAAAAATTCCAGTTTGCCCATGTTCCAACCGTAATAGGCAAACAACACGTTGAGACCGAGGATGAGGTAATAATTGGGAAGGGTGCGAAACCAGCGGCGCTTGAGGAAATGCCCCAATTCCTTGAAGCCGATTTTTCCCGGAACAACAAATTCGGAAATCAGAATTCCGCCGATCAAATAGCCGGAAAGCACAAAAAACATGTCCACGCCGTCGCCGGTGGGGATCCAAGGAAATTCGGTGTTGGCGGCGCCGAGAATGGGAAGGCCATGACCAATCACCACGCTCAAAATTGCCAGCGCGCGCAAGAGGTCAAGCCCGAATATCCTATTGGAAGGAGCAGTTTTCAATCCTCCTTCGAGGCTAAGCTTTTGAACAAACAAGCTGCCGTGGCGGGATTGGTCGCGAGCGGGACATCATGTACGTCGCAGATGCGCATGAGCATGTTCACGTCCACCTCGTGCGGGTGTTTGCCGAGGGGGTCCCGGAAGAAAATCACCATTTGGATACGCCCTTCGACGATGCGACTGGCAATTTGGGCGTCGCCACCAAAGGGGCCACTTGCCAATTTTTCCACGACAAAACCCGCCCGCTCGACGTGCATGCCGGTTGTTCCCGTTGCAACCAGGAAGATGTGGTTGCGGTGCAGCAATTCGGCGTGGTCGCGGATGAAGGCTACCATTTCGGCTTTTTTGCCGTCGTGGGCAATGATCGCGATCGTGAAAGGGACTTTTTCCTGAGGTTCCATGCTGCGAAGTTAATGCAATCGGGGTCCGGAGTTATCTATGTCTTGCGAAGGGAAACTGAAATTTTTGTTGCCAAATTGCCAGTCGAATGCAGATTTGAATTCAGCGTCGCCAACCCTTAAATTGCAGCGAATGGAAAGTATTGCCACACCGATCCCCAAAAGCAAGGGCCATTGGCTCATCGGCGACATGCGCGCCTTGGTCGCCAATCCGTTGAATTACATCATCGCCCAGCGGCCGAAGTTTGGCGACATGTTCCAAGCCGATACCTTGATGCACAAGGTCGTTTTTGCCGCGCATCCCGATGTCGCCAAGCACCTGCTGCTCGACAACCACAAAAACTACTACAAAAGCTTTGACTACGAAATCCTGAAGCTCGTCCTGGGCGAAGGTTTGATCGGCTCCGACGGCGAATTTTGGCGCAAGCAACGACGGTTGGCACAGCCGGCGTTCCACAAAAAGCGCATCGAAGGGATGTTCACCGCCATGCTTGAGGAAAGCGAGAAGATGGTCGCACGGTGGGAAAGCTACAAAGGCAGCGGCAAGTCCTTGGAATTGAACACCGAAATGACAGCTGTCACGGTGAACATCGTGGCAAAAACACTGTTCGGGACGCATGTGGACACGTCGATGGAAGCGATCGGCAAAAGCATCGCCCTGCTCAATGGCTACATTTCGGCCCGCATCAACAATCCGCTGATGCCACCGCCTTGGGTGCCGACGGCGCGTAACCTGCAATTCAAGCGTGACCGCAAGACGCTCGACGACATCATTTACAAAATCATCGCCGACCGACGCCAACATCCCGGTGAGCACGACGATTTGCTCGCGATGCTCATGAGTGCCACCGATGAGGAAGGCGGGGAAGGTATGACCGACTTGCAATTGCGCGACGAAATTTTGACGCTGTTTCTTGCTGGACATGAAACTTCTGCCACATCGCTCACATGGATGTTGATCCTGCTGTCTCAAAATCCAGAGGCCTTGGCGCGGGCCAAAAAGGAAGCGACCAACGTGTTGGGACAAGGCCGTATGCAAATGGAGGATCTGGGTAAACTCTCCTACATCCGCCGCGTGATTGACGAGGGACTCCGGCTTTATCCACCCGCTTGGATTGTCGGACGCAAGGCTTTGGAAGACGATGTCATCCACGGATTTGCCGTTCCCAAGGGCTACAATGTCATTGTATCGACCTACCTCATTCACCGTCATCCTGACTTCTGGGAAAATCCCGACAAGTTTGACCCTGACCGGTTCCTGCCCGAACGCGTCAATCCCGAGCAACACAAGTATGCCTATTTCCCATTTGGCGGCGGACCGAGGATGTGCATCGGAAACAGCTTCGCCTTGATGGAAATGACCATTTTACTGGCCTTGATCCTGCAAAAATTCGACCCGCGCGCCGGCAAACAAACCTGGGAAATGAACCCAATGGTTACGTTGCGCATCAAGGGAGATGTGCCGTTTTTCGTCTGAGATTCTTCGAATTCATTTTTAGCGCCAAAATTTATTCTCCTCGCTACCAAGGAGGTAGAAAATATCTCCATCCCCAATTGCGTAACCATTCGGTTTCTTTTCATATTTGTAACCATTCAGTTACGAATTAAGAAATCCAGATGGTCAGAAGAGATGTCTTCCAGGCAATTGCCGATCCGACGCGCCGAGAGATCATTCGTTTGGTTTCGCGACAGCCTTTGAATCTGAATGCCGTTGCTGACCAATTTGACGTGAGTCGACCGGCGATTTCCAAACACATCAAGATTCTCACGGAATGCGGTTTGGTCAAGATCAAAATCAAAGGCCGCGAACACTTTTGCGAGGCACAACTGGAAAAACTCAGCGAAGTCAATGACTGGGTGGCCCAATACAAGCAATTCTGGGAACAAAAAATGGACGCTCTGGAGGCTTATCTCCAAGAAATACAGGAACTCAAAAAATCAGAAGAAGGACATGAATCAAAATGAAAGCGGCGAAACTGCAAGGCAGCAATTCGTCTTCGAACGCGTACTGAACGCACCCCGTGAACTGGTATTTGCGGCCTATACACAACCGGAGCATCTCCAACATTGGTGGGGCCCCAAAGACATGCCGATCAACGTTTACCACTTTGATATGCGTCCGGGAGGCAGTTTTCGATACGGAATGAAAACACCCGACGGTGGTGAATCCTTTGGGAAGTTGGTCTATCGCGAAATCATCGCACCCGAAAAATTGTCTTTCGTGACCTCTTTCACAGATGCAGATGGCAATCCCACGCGGCATCCCTTGGCCGCCAATTGGCCGTTGGAGGTTTTGGCGGAGATGACCTTCACCGAAGAGGCTGGAAAAACGCGTATCGTTAGCATCAATACGCCGCTCAATGCCAACGAAGAGGAACATACGCTGTTTGAAAGTGCATTCGGCGGAATGACCCAAGGCAATAACGGCATGTATGACAACTTTGCAGCCTATTTGGAGACCCTTCAAAACAAGGCATAATATGGGAAATCAAAATGCCATCACCTTGGATGTCCAAGAGCAGGCTTTCACACTCACACGCATGTTGGATGCACCCGTCGCAATGGTGTACAAAGCATGGACCGATGCCGAACAATTCTCCCGGTGGTGGGGACCGCATACATTTACCAATCCGCAATGCGAGATTGACCTGAAAGTCGGCGGTAAATTCCTGGTCGTCATGACAAGTCCTGAGGGTGAGGCCAATCCATTCCGCGGCGAATTTTTGGAGATTGTGCCGAATGAGAAGATTGTATTGCGCATGTTCACGGACGATCACACCCAAGCTTGGCACCAAATCGTGAATGCAGCACGCGGCGTGGCACCCGATGCAAAGCCCGCCAATCTTGTGACCACAATACGATTCGAAGCTGAAAATGGAAAAACCAAACTGACGGTCACGCAGTCCTTTGACAACAATGTCGACCGCGATGCGTTCCTGCAATTGGGTTCGGTCATCGGATGGGGGCAAAGTTTTGCCAAAATGGAAAGCTTGCTCGCAACATTGGCCACGGAGCGGGAATTCATTCATCTGCGCACACTCAATGCGCCACTTGAATTGGTTTGGAAGGTTTGGAGCGATCCGAAACACTTGGAAAAATGGTGGGGACCCAATGGATTCCGCAATACCATTACGCACCATGAACTGAAGGCAGGCGGCGAATGGATTTATACGATGCACGGGCCCGACGGCACGGACTACCCCAATTGGATGCGCTTTGACGTTGTCGAGCCGCTCACGCGGATTGCTTATACGCACGGCGCGATGCCAGATGATCCGAATGCATTTCACGGAGAAATCACCTTTTCCGATGCGGGAGACAATAAAACAGCTGTCAAATTGCGGGTGACCCTCGCTTCCGGTGAACTCAGAGATGGCATGTTTAAGTTTAGCGTTTTCGAAGGCGGAGACCAGACTTTGAGCCGGTGGGATGCTTACCTCAGCAATCTGTGAACCAAGGCCAATGGTGTTCCTGAAAAGTACCCATTGGCCTTGAAAGCAGCATCTAAGAACCATTGCAGCTAATTTCTGATTCTCTTTGTTCTATGGGCAAAGGCATGGAATTGGTGCGGTTTGATATGGCCACAAAGCAGTTGCTTCAGGTGCCCGTTGAAAATGGGTTGAATACCTTGTTATTCAGCCTTGTCATCCAACATTTCTAAAAGGGCAAAATCCGAAGCAAGTCCCTTGGCACGTTTGAGTTGCACAATATTGTCCAAGGAAGCCAAGGGCAGTCCCAATTTCCATTGGATGCCTGCTTCCATCTGTTGCCAATCCAGCTTGCATTCGTAGGTCAGATCGAGCACCAAGTTTGCTTGTTTGGCCCGGACATAATATTTGCCCACAAATTCCGGCGAAGGTGTCCCGGCATCGACATGTTCCTCCCAAACAGTGGTTGTCCAACTTTTTTGATTCAGGATTGCAATCGCCAGACGAATATTGGCTTCTTCTGGCGCAAGCACAAGATCACAATCCTGCAATACATAATCCCGCATCTTTTCCGGGAAGTAGGCCTTCAATGCCCAAGTTCCGATGACCGCTAATTTTACACCGAGTGCGTGCAGGGACCGTAATATGGGGAGGTATTCTTCCATGTTCAAAAGAATTTGGCGATCACAAATGCATCCGGATCCCAATCTGCGCAAAGGTTGCCATTGCTGTGGAAAACGAGCTTTTGGGCAATCGCTTGGGCATTTGCTGCTTGCAATGCAGGATAACTGCTCGTTTCGAGGATTACTTCTGTTTTGCCGCGGTACAGGAAGTGCTCATTGTAATAGTAGTAGCCGACCGTACTGCTTTGGTATTGCCATCCCGCGCGTACGCCCGAGCGGGTAGGCGCAAGCGCCCGCAAGAGTGGCTCGATCGGCACGCGATTTTGCTCCACCCATTTCGCGGTCGCATTGGGAAGGTAGGTGTCATCCAAGCGGCTGAGTTCGCGAAAGACTACCTCTTTGACGCCAAGTTCCGACGCCCAATCGAGATACGCCTCCATATCTGCCAAGGATTGGACCCCAGCTTGCGTGAGGATGCAGGAATTCTTCACAAACAACCGCCCTTGTAGACTCCGAATGAGGTCTTCGTAGTGGGCATTTTCCCACACCGGCTCGTTGCGGTTGATGTACATGATGCGCTGATTGGTGGCTTGGTCGGGGTGGCATCGTGACAATTCGATGCGGTCAAAAGCAGCCTTTTCCAATGCAGGCACCAATTGCGGATGCTTCAGAAGACCTGATCCGTTGGTGTAAAGCACTTTTTCATCAAATTGGAATTCTGGACGGATTTCTTCGAATAGATCCAAGAGCCGCAAAAGCCAACGCGGTTCAGCCGTTGCTTCCAAACCCGACAGGCTGAGGCCAATCGGCAGGCTTCTGACGCTCAACAGCGCCTGCTTCAATCCTTCAAAATACCGGTCATAGTCGCGGATGTAGGCATGCGCTGTGAGGCGGTGATCCGATTTTCGCTGCAATTCCTCGGAGCAAAATCGGCAATGTGCCGTGCAAGGAACAGCATTCGCAAAGGGCGTAAGTGTGAGTCCGGGCCGGAAATCGAATGCCTTGCCTTGGACGAAAACCTGAATAGGATCAGGCGGGGTATAGCGCGCCCATTTTTCTTGGCGCAGTTGGTCCAATTGTGCATCCGTTTCGGGGCTGAGGCGCAAATTGCGCAGGGTTTTGAGGATTTCCATGTGCCTAAAGCGATCTTTGTGTAAATTGTACACAAACCAATACGTGAAGGTCGGAAAAAGGTTGGAGAATCCAAAATTTCAATCGGACCATTGTTGTCGCTTTTGTCAAGTTCTGAACTCAAAACCGCCAAGCCCTTGATCAAAACCGCAGAATCCTAATCGGTAGATGCAAACCGTGGGTTCGCATTGCAGCTTTGGGGCAATGTTTCAATTCACCACTAAATTATTTCGCATGAAAAAGATTTTGATCACCCTCGCCCTCTTAATGCTATTGGTAAACACCCCCGGCATTGCCCAATCCGGCATG
It encodes:
- a CDS encoding T9SS type A sorting domain-containing protein codes for the protein MDYALRIDSFEVSGNDTVWFPSRVHAPDVTWNDSCWIFQPIPGAFGESIRQKPNGDYDILYPHGDTAHWKMNATAPWRLLNNTTGGIPARIDAIPLGKSLGTTPLGTVDSLYTLELRYYYTNGALCCSTLCQISKTEGLTSIPFVPESYPFQGVVDYTWDTTVNLVSISNPAIGLQNIPRGRFFSMQVGDTLQIEEYFYDDGAETQFWTWRQDIYLDRWQSTLGDTIFFHIDRSEFFQTWGLPTPPPNRRLLYDTIPINSTLYQRLDRDLGEVWPADEDASSWSYQWRKDTTFPDRLMKPLHVQEPFDSLRNCHYKVLVGGSFYDEWRKFYMDGLGGPYYSEYDQGWYQAYRKPIYCHVGAVVEGTPIDFLAATAIEQAVADPVWQIFPNPAQSEIHLDLRAWTDLGQLEVKVLALNGQVMQHASVEAGMINRLSVAELPRGIYFLQFETANGTQVKKVVVQ
- a CDS encoding acyltransferase — protein: MKTAPSNRIFGLDLLRALAILSVVIGHGLPILGAANTEFPWIPTGDGVDMFFVLSGYLIGGILISEFVVPGKIGFKELGHFLKRRWFRTLPNYYLILGLNVLFAYYGWNMGKLEFFSWKFLPFLQNLAWPFEGFFWESWSLAVEEWFYLSFPVVVLLLSLLTRDAEKRKWLFMGAVMLFLLLPIFLRMLHFTETMDRYRWDTGVRKVVIHRLDSIAYGLAVVCLARFAPAFWRKARWPLFVAGFALFIFLVNYHQPVTSHYAQIWVFSLNSVAYALWLPLLAQIRSAPAWLARPIRHISLISYSMYLVHLGLVSEVFQKWALPTTASSAWWTYLAYFSIVIAVSTVLYYLWERPTMNLRDKF
- a CDS encoding methylglyoxal synthase, with the protein product MEPQEKVPFTIAIIAHDGKKAEMVAFIRDHAELLHRNHIFLVATGTTGMHVERAGFVVEKLASGPFGGDAQIASRIVEGRIQMVIFFRDPLGKHPHEVDVNMLMRICDVHDVPLATNPATAACLFKSLASKED
- a CDS encoding cytochrome P450, which translates into the protein MESIATPIPKSKGHWLIGDMRALVANPLNYIIAQRPKFGDMFQADTLMHKVVFAAHPDVAKHLLLDNHKNYYKSFDYEILKLVLGEGLIGSDGEFWRKQRRLAQPAFHKKRIEGMFTAMLEESEKMVARWESYKGSGKSLELNTEMTAVTVNIVAKTLFGTHVDTSMEAIGKSIALLNGYISARINNPLMPPPWVPTARNLQFKRDRKTLDDIIYKIIADRRQHPGEHDDLLAMLMSATDEEGGEGMTDLQLRDEILTLFLAGHETSATSLTWMLILLSQNPEALARAKKEATNVLGQGRMQMEDLGKLSYIRRVIDEGLRLYPPAWIVGRKALEDDVIHGFAVPKGYNVIVSTYLIHRHPDFWENPDKFDPDRFLPERVNPEQHKYAYFPFGGGPRMCIGNSFALMEMTILLALILQKFDPRAGKQTWEMNPMVTLRIKGDVPFFV
- a CDS encoding metalloregulator ArsR/SmtB family transcription factor, which encodes MVRRDVFQAIADPTRREIIRLVSRQPLNLNAVADQFDVSRPAISKHIKILTECGLVKIKIKGREHFCEAQLEKLSEVNDWVAQYKQFWEQKMDALEAYLQEIQELKKSEEGHESK
- a CDS encoding SRPBCC domain-containing protein, which encodes MNQNESGETARQQFVFERVLNAPRELVFAAYTQPEHLQHWWGPKDMPINVYHFDMRPGGSFRYGMKTPDGGESFGKLVYREIIAPEKLSFVTSFTDADGNPTRHPLAANWPLEVLAEMTFTEEAGKTRIVSINTPLNANEEEHTLFESAFGGMTQGNNGMYDNFAAYLETLQNKA
- a CDS encoding SRPBCC domain-containing protein; the encoded protein is MGNQNAITLDVQEQAFTLTRMLDAPVAMVYKAWTDAEQFSRWWGPHTFTNPQCEIDLKVGGKFLVVMTSPEGEANPFRGEFLEIVPNEKIVLRMFTDDHTQAWHQIVNAARGVAPDAKPANLVTTIRFEAENGKTKLTVTQSFDNNVDRDAFLQLGSVIGWGQSFAKMESLLATLATEREFIHLRTLNAPLELVWKVWSDPKHLEKWWGPNGFRNTITHHELKAGGEWIYTMHGPDGTDYPNWMRFDVVEPLTRIAYTHGAMPDDPNAFHGEITFSDAGDNKTAVKLRVTLASGELRDGMFKFSVFEGGDQTLSRWDAYLSNL